A window of Rubricoccus marinus contains these coding sequences:
- a CDS encoding DUF6798 domain-containing protein, which translates to MQKTPPFPRRDRPVAFLAGALVAFLHPLLYGYSWGGGDQDDLIPPILARLNTSLFSNDAYVQGQLDGLTIRAAYQAVLTGLGRFISPEAAVSLLHVLTLIGAGAMVFALARAMHARRSASLLASVLACLVLPRFTLGGNHLVYSMLTPEGIAWVGALAAITIYLKEHVFIAALVLGVTCWFHPLVGFLTLIVLGVVSVYEVFKEEQEKPKRTAAQEADYQMDYVLGRGRQRRKAWKGWPPTTFIGGTLLIALPVVGPAILRQSASGGGDFPAGLNAFKLYVELRHPHHLLPSAFGAVEWISFLVLVAIGVGGYVLAARERRVVRLLFPTLLGATFLALAIVATYAIYEFDSLAIARAQVFKLTVLVNVALCIGIAAGALSLLQNDARRKLDDLLRKKAPLYIAAAVLCFLGFRDVRTPEVYDTRGVARWAQRETPASAVFLVPPSMDTFRVPSRRNVVVTWKSVPFRADLGAGWWARISDIAPLGAVPDRGRGLVEALDVAYASNSDEQWRALAEKYNAEYAIVPAGTESSLPVAETSGAWSILDLR; encoded by the coding sequence GTGCAAAAAACTCCCCCCTTTCCCCGCCGAGACCGTCCCGTCGCATTTCTGGCGGGAGCGCTGGTCGCATTTCTCCACCCTCTCCTCTACGGATACTCGTGGGGAGGTGGGGATCAGGACGACCTCATTCCACCGATTCTCGCGCGGCTCAACACGAGCCTGTTCTCCAACGACGCCTACGTCCAGGGGCAGTTGGACGGCCTGACCATTCGCGCAGCTTACCAAGCGGTCCTCACGGGGCTCGGGCGGTTTATCTCGCCAGAGGCCGCGGTCTCCCTGCTCCACGTGTTGACGCTGATCGGGGCCGGCGCGATGGTGTTTGCCCTGGCACGCGCCATGCACGCGCGCCGCTCGGCCTCGCTCTTGGCCTCAGTCCTCGCGTGCCTGGTGTTGCCGCGGTTCACGCTCGGCGGCAACCACCTCGTGTACTCCATGCTCACGCCCGAGGGGATCGCGTGGGTGGGCGCCCTCGCGGCGATCACGATCTACCTCAAGGAGCACGTCTTTATCGCCGCGCTCGTCCTCGGCGTGACGTGCTGGTTTCACCCGCTCGTCGGCTTCCTGACGCTGATCGTCCTGGGGGTGGTCTCGGTGTACGAGGTGTTCAAGGAGGAGCAGGAAAAGCCCAAGCGCACGGCGGCGCAAGAGGCGGATTACCAGATGGACTACGTCCTGGGCCGAGGCCGCCAGAGGCGGAAGGCGTGGAAGGGCTGGCCGCCGACGACCTTTATCGGGGGCACGCTCCTGATCGCGCTTCCCGTGGTGGGTCCGGCCATCTTGCGGCAGTCGGCCTCTGGCGGCGGGGATTTCCCGGCCGGCCTGAACGCGTTCAAGCTCTACGTGGAACTCCGGCACCCGCACCACCTCCTGCCGAGCGCATTCGGCGCGGTGGAGTGGATCTCGTTTCTCGTTTTAGTCGCCATCGGCGTGGGCGGGTACGTGCTGGCCGCTCGCGAGCGGCGCGTGGTCAGGCTCCTCTTCCCCACCTTGCTCGGGGCCACCTTCCTCGCGCTGGCAATCGTGGCGACGTACGCGATCTACGAGTTCGACTCGCTCGCCATCGCGCGCGCTCAGGTGTTCAAGTTGACCGTGCTGGTCAACGTGGCGCTGTGCATCGGGATCGCCGCGGGCGCGCTCTCGCTGCTGCAGAACGACGCGCGCCGCAAGCTGGACGACCTGCTCCGCAAAAAGGCGCCGCTTTATATCGCCGCCGCCGTGCTCTGCTTCCTGGGCTTCCGCGACGTGCGGACCCCGGAGGTGTACGACACCCGCGGCGTCGCAAGGTGGGCGCAGCGCGAGACGCCCGCGAGCGCGGTCTTCCTCGTCCCCCCGTCGATGGACACGTTCCGCGTTCCGTCGCGCCGCAACGTGGTCGTGACGTGGAAGTCCGTCCCCTTCCGGGCCGATCTCGGCGCGGGGTGGTGGGCGCGGATCTCCGACATCGCGCCGCTGGGCGCCGTCCCAGATCGCGGCCGCGGCCTCGTGGAGGCGTTGGACGTCGCCTACGCCTCGAACTCGGACGAGCAGTGGCGGGCGCTGGCTGAGAAGTACAACGCGGAGTACGCCATCGTGCCGGCGGGGACGGAGAGTTCGTTGCCCGTGGCGGAAACCTCTGGCGCCTGGTCCATTCTGGACCTCCGGTGA
- a CDS encoding lipopolysaccharide biosynthesis protein — translation MRAGRFARSVLTLAAGGVAAQVVVFAARPVLSRLYTPEAFGVLGEFVALSALVGLLATLRYEDAIVLPEREDRARSLLALCVGVSLVVCGVAVLAVSPRERIAAFFESPPLAPLLPLVPLVALLYAWGNASQAWLARGHRFRLISVAIGLQSLSTVAVQLLAPETGAAGLVFGSVAGAIAFALVLMGSALRERVFVGVAPEALAEVARRYVRFPRLGLPATALGQVGSRLPPLALGALFGPAVVGQFGLAAASVLVPLAFLGDAIGQVFAVHGAEAQRSASLAPLAERTLRRLLGLVLYPIAAVAILGPDLFAFVFGEPWRLAGEYARLLAPWLALSVVVPPLTRAFDATERQDRELLAGGAVAMGVVVGLAVGSALGTPEATLLALGLGGAIGRFVQLVLAMSVAGVGARGLGRAAAGPLARAAVCIAPSLVAFAVSTPLWTFVAAVAGGLVYVAWTLQHENASGDESPEAESDERSDA, via the coding sequence ATGCGCGCGGGACGCTTCGCGCGCTCTGTCCTGACGCTCGCCGCTGGCGGCGTGGCGGCGCAGGTCGTCGTGTTCGCCGCCCGGCCGGTCCTCTCACGCCTGTACACGCCAGAGGCCTTCGGCGTGCTGGGAGAGTTCGTGGCGCTGAGCGCGCTTGTCGGGCTTCTGGCGACGCTCCGTTACGAGGACGCCATCGTGCTGCCCGAGCGCGAGGACCGCGCGCGGTCGCTGCTCGCGCTGTGCGTAGGTGTCTCGCTGGTGGTTTGCGGCGTTGCCGTTCTGGCCGTGAGCCCTCGCGAGCGCATCGCGGCTTTTTTCGAGTCTCCGCCTCTGGCGCCGCTGCTGCCGCTCGTCCCGTTGGTGGCGTTGCTATACGCGTGGGGCAACGCGTCCCAGGCGTGGCTCGCGCGGGGGCACCGGTTCCGGCTGATCTCTGTCGCGATCGGGCTCCAGAGCCTCTCGACGGTCGCTGTTCAGCTGCTCGCGCCGGAGACCGGAGCGGCGGGGCTCGTGTTTGGGAGCGTGGCGGGCGCTATCGCGTTTGCGCTCGTGCTCATGGGGAGCGCGCTACGAGAGCGCGTGTTCGTGGGCGTCGCGCCAGAGGCGCTGGCCGAGGTCGCGCGGCGCTACGTCCGGTTTCCCCGTCTCGGGCTCCCCGCGACTGCCCTGGGCCAGGTCGGCTCGCGCCTGCCGCCTCTGGCGCTAGGCGCGCTGTTCGGACCGGCGGTCGTGGGCCAGTTCGGCTTGGCTGCGGCGTCGGTCCTCGTGCCGCTGGCGTTTCTGGGCGACGCCATCGGGCAGGTGTTCGCCGTTCACGGCGCCGAGGCGCAGCGCAGCGCGAGCCTCGCGCCTCTGGCGGAACGCACGCTGCGGCGGCTGCTCGGCCTCGTCCTGTACCCCATCGCGGCGGTCGCGATTCTCGGGCCGGACCTTTTCGCGTTCGTGTTCGGTGAGCCCTGGCGGCTCGCCGGCGAGTACGCGCGGCTTCTCGCGCCCTGGCTCGCGCTCTCGGTCGTCGTCCCGCCTCTTACGCGGGCGTTCGACGCCACCGAGCGCCAAGACCGTGAGCTGCTGGCAGGCGGCGCCGTCGCGATGGGCGTCGTCGTCGGCTTGGCGGTCGGGTCGGCGCTGGGGACGCCAGAGGCCACGCTCCTGGCGCTCGGGCTGGGCGGCGCAATCGGCCGTTTCGTTCAACTCGTGCTCGCGATGTCCGTCGCGGGTGTCGGCGCCAGAGGCCTCGGGCGCGCGGCGGCGGGGCCTCTGGCGAGGGCGGCGGTGTGCATCGCGCCTTCGCTCGTCGCGTTCGCGGTCTCGACGCCGCTCTGGACGTTTGTCGCCGCCGTCGCAGGCGGCCTCGTGTACGTCGCCTGGACGCTCCAACATGAAAACGCCTCTGGCGACGAATCACCAGAGGCGGAGAGCGACGAGCGCTCAGACGCGTAA
- a CDS encoding BrxA/BrxB family bacilliredoxin has product MPYPEPLVRPMREELTRLGVTELTTADEVDRAMQAAEEGTMLAIVNSVCGCAAANARPAVAMVRNLESRPDRAVTVFAGQDLEATARLREHLAGIPPSSPFMALLKDGDPVFVLERRHIEGRSASAIAGDLAQAFETYCGPDAPEASGEIQTPDVAPKSAPDGVPSTFRSIL; this is encoded by the coding sequence ATGCCATACCCAGAGCCGCTCGTCCGTCCCATGCGGGAAGAACTCACCCGCCTCGGCGTCACCGAACTGACCACAGCCGATGAGGTGGACCGTGCGATGCAGGCCGCCGAGGAGGGCACCATGCTCGCCATCGTGAACTCCGTCTGCGGCTGTGCCGCTGCAAACGCCCGCCCGGCCGTCGCGATGGTCCGCAATCTGGAGTCGCGCCCCGATCGCGCCGTCACCGTGTTCGCCGGACAGGATCTGGAGGCCACCGCGCGCCTTCGCGAGCACCTGGCTGGCATCCCACCTTCCAGCCCGTTTATGGCGCTGCTGAAGGACGGCGACCCCGTGTTTGTCCTGGAGCGCCGCCACATCGAAGGCCGCTCTGCCAGCGCCATCGCGGGCGATCTCGCGCAGGCGTTTGAGACCTACTGTGGCCCCGACGCGCCAGAGGCCTCTGGCGAGATCCAGACCCCAGACGTGGCGCCCAAGAGCGCGCCTGACGGCGTGCCTTCCACGTTCCGCTCGATCCTCTAG
- a CDS encoding YtxH domain-containing protein: MRDSTFLDRFLLAASAFGAGLALGLLLAPEAGRDTRDRIASGAREASAAAQEKSRELAVPVADRARATAQTLAERHLPLAEDWEVVDPDTLRDALRSDLTRG, from the coding sequence ATGAGAGACTCCACCTTCCTCGACCGCTTCTTGCTCGCCGCCTCGGCCTTCGGGGCAGGACTCGCCTTGGGCCTCCTCCTGGCGCCAGAGGCCGGGCGCGATACGCGGGACCGGATCGCCTCTGGCGCGCGAGAGGCGTCGGCGGCGGCGCAGGAGAAAAGCCGCGAACTCGCCGTCCCCGTGGCCGACCGCGCGCGGGCCACGGCGCAAACGCTCGCGGAGCGTCACCTGCCTCTGGCGGAGGACTGGGAGGTCGTGGACCCGGACACGCTCCGCGACGCGCTCCGCTCCGACCTCACGAGGGGCTAA
- a CDS encoding C40 family peptidase: MLFLGATIALVGFSIAPPHVPAVPAAPATPDATETALVLSQPLRVSRDTIIAVSSRRGASSAAAAHNMMIASAIRAEGNGWLGTPYRWGGTTRRGIDCSSFVQQLVRATFDIELPRTTATQVHRGERVSRDELIPGDLVFFRRRGVRHVGVYLGAGDFIHASSSRGVTVSTMDSGYWSRYYWQSRRILPEFEPVAPAPRRDHDGARAAVSALDSVRAVRH, from the coding sequence ATGCTGTTCCTCGGTGCGACCATCGCACTCGTTGGGTTCTCGATCGCTCCACCGCACGTACCGGCTGTTCCGGCAGCGCCCGCCACCCCGGACGCCACCGAAACCGCCCTCGTGCTCTCGCAGCCCCTCCGTGTCTCCCGGGACACCATCATCGCCGTCAGCTCTCGCCGTGGCGCCTCCAGCGCCGCCGCCGCGCACAACATGATGATCGCCTCGGCGATCCGCGCGGAAGGCAACGGCTGGCTCGGCACCCCCTACCGTTGGGGCGGCACCACGCGCCGGGGCATTGACTGCTCTTCGTTCGTGCAGCAGCTCGTCCGCGCCACGTTCGACATCGAGCTTCCCCGCACGACGGCCACGCAAGTCCACCGCGGCGAGCGCGTCTCCCGTGACGAGCTCATCCCGGGCGACCTCGTCTTCTTCCGCCGCCGCGGCGTCCGCCATGTCGGCGTGTACCTCGGCGCAGGGGACTTCATCCACGCGTCCTCCAGCCGCGGCGTCACCGTCTCCACGATGGACAGCGGGTACTGGAGCCGGTACTACTGGCAGTCCCGCCGCATCCTCCCGGAGTTCGAGCCTGTAGCGCCCGCCCCGCGGCGCGACCACGACGGCGCCCGCGCGGCCGTCTCCGCCCTGGACTCGGTCCGCGCGGTTCGGCACTAG
- the greA gene encoding transcription elongation factor GreA: MNKPVYLTAEALDRLKNELHTARTTGRHDIAEAIAEARAQGDLSENAEYDAAKEAQGHLEARIAKLEETMANARIVDESSVDTSKARILSKVKVRNKKAKREMVYTLVSAEEADLKEQKISVDSPIGKALLGKALGDTVRVKVPAGFVELEIVDISR; encoded by the coding sequence ATGAACAAGCCCGTCTATCTCACCGCTGAAGCGCTCGACCGTCTCAAGAACGAGCTCCACACTGCGCGTACTACGGGACGCCACGACATCGCAGAAGCCATCGCGGAAGCGCGCGCTCAGGGGGACCTCTCCGAGAACGCCGAGTACGACGCGGCCAAGGAAGCGCAGGGCCATCTCGAAGCCCGCATCGCGAAGCTTGAGGAGACGATGGCGAACGCCCGCATCGTGGACGAAAGCTCCGTCGACACGTCCAAGGCTCGCATCCTCTCCAAGGTGAAGGTGCGGAACAAGAAGGCAAAGCGCGAGATGGTGTACACCCTCGTCTCCGCCGAAGAGGCCGACCTGAAGGAGCAGAAGATCTCCGTCGACAGCCCCATTGGAAAGGCGCTGCTCGGCAAGGCCCTCGGCGACACCGTTCGCGTCAAGGTCCCGGCCGGCTTCGTCGAGCTGGAAATCGTCGACATCAGCCGCTAG
- the mtgA gene encoding monofunctional biosynthetic peptidoglycan transglycosylase, with protein MAKTRRASGEKSPWRWLWLPFKWVSILGFGYLLACSLLLLAYRWLPPPTTTVQLQRLAEHAVDGEPYRLSYSPVSEDAQDDDARHAVVASEDARFYLHHGFDLEEIRIAREQARARGTSPRGASTLTQQLVKNLFLTTHRSWIRKGFEVPLTFLAELILPKERILTLYLNVAEWGPGIFGLDAAARHHYGTSASSLTREQSARLVAVLPAPLSRSPQEMGRTSTRILTRMRQMGW; from the coding sequence GTGGCGAAGACGCGACGTGCCTCTGGCGAGAAGAGCCCCTGGAGATGGCTGTGGCTCCCCTTTAAGTGGGTCTCCATTCTCGGCTTCGGGTACCTGCTCGCTTGCTCGCTGCTGCTGCTCGCCTACCGCTGGCTGCCACCGCCGACCACGACGGTCCAGCTCCAGCGCTTGGCGGAGCACGCCGTCGATGGAGAGCCGTACCGCCTGAGCTACTCCCCCGTTTCGGAGGACGCTCAAGACGACGACGCCCGGCACGCGGTTGTCGCGAGCGAGGACGCGCGGTTCTACCTCCACCATGGGTTCGACCTGGAAGAGATCCGGATCGCGCGGGAGCAGGCTCGCGCCAGAGGCACGTCGCCCCGAGGCGCGAGCACGCTCACGCAGCAACTCGTCAAGAACCTGTTTCTGACTACGCATCGCTCGTGGATCCGGAAGGGTTTCGAGGTCCCCCTGACCTTCCTCGCGGAGCTGATCTTGCCCAAGGAGCGAATCCTGACGCTCTATCTCAACGTGGCGGAGTGGGGACCCGGGATCTTCGGGCTCGACGCCGCCGCGCGCCACCATTACGGCACGTCGGCCTCCTCCCTTACGCGAGAGCAGTCGGCACGGCTCGTCGCGGTTTTGCCCGCGCCGCTGTCCCGGAGCCCGCAGGAGATGGGCCGTACAAGCACGCGCATCCTCACGCGCATGCGCCAGATGGGCTGGTAG
- a CDS encoding threonine aldolase family protein — MIDLRSDTVTRPTAAMRRAMAEAEVGDDVFAEDPTVRRLEERVADMLGKEHGVFVPSGVMGNQIAVRLHTRPGDEIIVPERAHLYHYEGGGAAALSGVQLRPIGDASGVLTPEAVEAVVQGEYDWEARSALVWLENTVNKAGGVVIPPEALREVAETARRHNLALHLDGARLWNAAVALNVDIADLAAPFDTVNVCLSKGLGAPVGSVLVGSAGAMRDARRVRKLFGGGMRQSGVLAAAALVALDDYEDNERAMLRADHRRARAFADALATRRGFRVIPPQSNIVLVDTPEAASGVIDTLSARGVRTVAFGPHTVRATFHRDISDEALDTAIDIVESSFS; from the coding sequence ATGATCGACCTCCGCTCCGACACCGTCACCCGCCCGACGGCCGCCATGCGCCGCGCTATGGCCGAAGCCGAAGTGGGGGACGACGTGTTCGCAGAGGACCCGACGGTCCGACGGTTGGAAGAGCGCGTCGCGGACATGCTGGGCAAAGAGCACGGGGTGTTCGTGCCCTCGGGCGTGATGGGCAACCAGATCGCCGTTCGTTTGCACACGCGACCCGGCGACGAGATCATCGTGCCCGAGCGGGCGCACCTGTACCACTACGAAGGCGGGGGCGCCGCAGCGCTGAGCGGCGTTCAACTCCGCCCCATTGGGGACGCCTCTGGCGTGCTGACGCCAGAGGCCGTCGAAGCGGTCGTCCAGGGCGAGTACGACTGGGAGGCGCGCTCCGCGCTCGTGTGGCTGGAGAACACGGTCAACAAAGCGGGCGGCGTCGTTATTCCGCCAGAGGCGCTCCGTGAGGTCGCGGAGACGGCGCGGCGACACAACCTCGCCCTCCACCTCGATGGCGCGCGGCTCTGGAATGCAGCGGTGGCGTTGAACGTCGACATCGCGGACCTCGCGGCCCCCTTCGATACCGTCAACGTGTGCCTCTCCAAGGGACTCGGCGCGCCGGTCGGATCGGTCCTCGTCGGTAGCGCGGGCGCCATGCGCGACGCGCGGCGCGTGCGGAAGCTGTTCGGCGGAGGCATGCGGCAGTCCGGCGTATTGGCGGCAGCCGCCCTCGTCGCTCTAGACGACTACGAGGACAACGAGCGCGCCATGCTTCGCGCAGACCACCGCCGCGCCCGCGCCTTTGCCGACGCCCTTGCCACGCGCCGGGGCTTCCGGGTGATTCCGCCCCAGAGCAACATCGTGCTCGTGGATACGCCAGAGGCGGCCTCTGGCGTCATCGACACGCTCAGCGCCAGAGGCGTCCGCACCGTCGCGTTCGGACCGCACACGGTCCGAGCCACGTTCCACCGGGACATCAGCGATGAGGCCCTCGACACCGCGATCGACATCGTAGAGTCCTCATTTTCATGA
- a CDS encoding patatin-like phospholipase family protein: MLRLFTRFFGSDDATPVPSGGGGGLAIALTGGGARAAYQAGVLKGLAAMFPEHRPRILTGVSAGGLNAAFLANNSEMAYGDAVERLIQIWREIRADEVFDLGGPGVMSSIAQFMRRPDEIEPPARGGILNTAPLHAFVERHLGPIGEPIRGIQNAVDSGALHAFALTTTSYTTGQSVTWVQGDGFEPWDRPMRRAVRTHIQPEHVLASAALPFFFPAVKIDDAGMGPGWYGDGGIRLTAPLSPALHLGADKVLVITTRYARSAREAAEHEVEAYPPPSQVLSVLMNAVFLDVIDRDAQTLHRINELIQAIPPEHREGFRPVDLHVIRPSEDIAKLAAGIDPKLPRRMELLTRRLGAQESQSPDWLSMLLFEDEYVHRLIEIGEADARAQQAEIAAFLGEETAPQPLAGAVVLDP; this comes from the coding sequence ATGCTCCGTCTCTTCACTCGGTTTTTCGGTTCTGACGACGCTACGCCTGTCCCGAGTGGGGGCGGCGGGGGACTCGCGATCGCGCTGACGGGCGGCGGCGCGCGTGCGGCGTACCAGGCGGGGGTCTTGAAAGGACTTGCCGCGATGTTTCCAGAGCACCGGCCACGAATCCTGACCGGCGTTTCCGCAGGAGGCTTGAACGCGGCGTTTCTCGCGAACAACAGCGAGATGGCATACGGGGACGCGGTCGAGCGGCTGATTCAGATCTGGCGCGAGATCCGAGCCGACGAGGTGTTCGATCTGGGAGGACCTGGCGTCATGAGCAGCATCGCGCAGTTCATGCGCCGGCCTGACGAAATCGAGCCGCCCGCCAGAGGTGGCATCCTCAACACTGCTCCGTTGCACGCCTTCGTGGAGCGACACCTCGGGCCGATTGGGGAGCCCATTCGCGGGATCCAGAATGCCGTGGACTCGGGCGCTCTCCACGCATTCGCGCTCACGACGACCTCCTACACGACGGGACAATCCGTTACCTGGGTGCAGGGCGACGGCTTCGAGCCCTGGGACCGGCCGATGCGAAGGGCGGTCCGCACGCACATCCAACCCGAGCACGTCCTGGCCTCTGCGGCGCTGCCGTTCTTTTTCCCCGCCGTCAAGATCGACGACGCTGGGATGGGACCGGGGTGGTACGGCGATGGAGGCATCCGGCTTACCGCCCCGCTCTCACCCGCCCTCCACCTCGGCGCGGACAAGGTGCTGGTCATCACGACGCGGTACGCCCGCTCGGCGCGAGAGGCTGCGGAGCACGAGGTCGAGGCGTACCCCCCGCCTTCCCAGGTGCTGAGCGTCCTCATGAACGCCGTCTTCCTCGACGTCATCGACCGAGACGCGCAGACGCTGCACCGCATCAACGAGTTGATCCAAGCGATCCCGCCTGAGCACCGCGAGGGGTTCAGACCCGTGGACCTCCACGTGATCCGGCCATCGGAAGACATCGCCAAACTGGCTGCAGGCATCGACCCCAAGTTGCCCCGCCGCATGGAGTTGCTCACGCGGCGGCTCGGCGCTCAAGAATCGCAGAGTCCAGACTGGCTCTCCATGCTGCTGTTCGAGGACGAGTACGTCCACCGCTTGATCGAGATCGGCGAAGCGGACGCGAGGGCACAGCAGGCGGAGATCGCCGCGTTTCTGGGCGAGGAGACCGCTCCACAGCCTCTGGCGGGCGCTGTCGTTCTCGACCCGTAG
- the smpB gene encoding SsrA-binding protein SmpB yields the protein MPEGAKTVVSNRRARYEYALEAPIEAGMVLEGSEVKSLRAGQATLAESFVDVRPEGVDLVGCHITPYDMARNEGYVPTRRRRLLLNKNEIAKLRKGVEQKGYTVVPLQIYFKNGRAKLQIALGKGKKLHDKRNSIAERESQRRIDREMRDR from the coding sequence ATGCCTGAAGGAGCCAAGACTGTCGTCTCGAATCGCCGCGCGCGCTACGAGTACGCGCTCGAAGCGCCGATCGAGGCGGGGATGGTGCTGGAAGGGAGCGAGGTCAAATCGCTGCGCGCAGGGCAGGCCACGCTGGCGGAATCGTTCGTGGACGTGCGGCCCGAAGGCGTGGATCTCGTCGGCTGCCACATCACGCCGTACGATATGGCGCGCAACGAAGGGTACGTGCCCACGCGCCGCCGCCGCCTGCTGCTCAACAAGAACGAGATCGCGAAGCTCCGTAAAGGCGTCGAGCAAAAGGGCTACACCGTGGTGCCGTTGCAGATCTATTTCAAGAACGGCCGCGCCAAGCTTCAGATCGCGCTCGGCAAGGGCAAAAAGCTCCACGACAAGCGCAATTCCATCGCGGAGCGCGAGTCGCAGCGGCGCATCGACCGCGAGATGCGGGACCGCTAG
- a CDS encoding MqnA/MqnD/SBP family protein yields the protein MAPAAVLGRVLADVLGGEVVAVESHQAAGALVSGEADLALIPTLSVLRTPEAFSLVPGVGLVGERSPSRTLVLAGGLGDIETVAFDPRWGQEALLTQLLLREHYDLKPTFSPVPDGTPLAEQLAAHGAALVSPDTQIPDGAVVLDLGQEWTDLTTRPMVWGLVASGPGVLTPEAALALAEAVADAGDPTGEGTYQLSLTGLGYDGLEALSDHLFYTGTLGAIPELPFVPVTDEEPEADALDVLLEVPADPDASPEARTN from the coding sequence GTGGCCCCAGCCGCCGTGCTGGGCCGCGTGCTTGCCGACGTTCTCGGCGGCGAGGTCGTCGCCGTCGAATCCCATCAAGCCGCTGGCGCGCTCGTCAGCGGCGAGGCGGACCTGGCGTTGATCCCAACGCTGTCCGTACTCCGCACGCCAGAGGCCTTTTCGCTCGTTCCGGGCGTGGGCCTCGTCGGCGAACGCTCCCCCTCGCGCACGCTCGTGCTCGCGGGAGGCTTGGGCGACATCGAAACGGTCGCCTTCGATCCCCGGTGGGGGCAGGAGGCGCTCCTCACGCAGCTGCTCCTCCGCGAGCACTACGACCTCAAGCCGACGTTTAGCCCCGTCCCGGACGGCACGCCTCTGGCGGAGCAACTCGCCGCCCACGGCGCCGCGTTGGTCTCGCCGGATACGCAGATTCCCGACGGGGCCGTCGTGCTGGACCTGGGACAGGAGTGGACCGACCTCACCACCCGCCCGATGGTGTGGGGTCTCGTCGCGTCCGGCCCCGGCGTTCTCACGCCAGAGGCCGCGCTCGCGCTCGCGGAAGCCGTCGCCGATGCCGGCGACCCGACGGGGGAGGGAACCTATCAGCTTTCGCTGACGGGGTTGGGGTACGACGGTCTCGAAGCGCTCTCGGACCACCTGTTTTACACCGGCACGCTTGGCGCCATCCCCGAACTGCCGTTCGTGCCCGTCACCGACGAGGAGCCGGAAGCCGACGCGCTGGACGTGCTGCTGGAGGTCCCCGCGGACCCCGACGCGTCGCCAGAGGCCCGCACGAACTAG
- the rplS gene encoding 50S ribosomal protein L19, translating to MKTDFMSLVEATQLRDDHPTFNPGDTIRVHVRVIEGEKERIQIFEGVVIAIQNSGTSRSFTVRKLSNGVGVERVFPFASPRISKIERIREGRVRRAKLYYLRGLRGKAARIKEKRRDFTR from the coding sequence ATGAAGACTGATTTCATGAGCCTCGTGGAGGCCACCCAACTCCGCGACGACCACCCCACCTTCAACCCGGGCGACACCATTCGCGTTCACGTTCGCGTGATCGAGGGTGAGAAGGAGCGTATCCAGATCTTCGAGGGTGTGGTCATCGCGATCCAGAACTCGGGGACCTCCCGCAGCTTCACGGTCCGCAAGCTCTCCAACGGTGTCGGCGTCGAGCGCGTCTTCCCGTTCGCGAGCCCCCGCATCTCCAAGATCGAGCGCATCCGCGAAGGCCGCGTGCGCCGCGCGAAGCTGTACTACCTCCGTGGTCTCCGCGGCAAGGCAGCCCGCATCAAGGAGAAGCGCCGCGACTTCACGCGCTAG
- the trmD gene encoding tRNA (guanosine(37)-N1)-methyltransferase TrmD, with protein sequence MRIDLITALPELVESPLAHSIIGRARESGVVEIHVHDLREWGKGKYRHIDAPPYGGGGGMVLTPEPLADCLDAVIALGDAPEAVVFLTPDGETLDQPLANGLSLAKRLVLIAGHYKNIDQRIRDLYVTREVSIGDYVLSGGELPALVLIDALVRILPGAISDAQSALSDSFQDGLLDAPAYTRPASFRGLDVPDVLRSGDHAAISDWREDQRVAKTRQRRPDLLSGAD encoded by the coding sequence ATGAGAATCGACCTCATCACCGCCCTCCCCGAGCTCGTCGAGAGCCCGCTGGCGCACTCCATTATTGGACGTGCGCGGGAGAGCGGCGTGGTCGAGATCCACGTCCACGACCTGCGCGAGTGGGGCAAGGGCAAGTACCGCCACATCGACGCGCCGCCCTACGGCGGCGGCGGCGGCATGGTGCTCACGCCTGAGCCTCTGGCGGACTGCCTGGACGCCGTGATCGCTCTCGGCGACGCGCCAGAGGCCGTCGTCTTTCTCACGCCCGATGGCGAGACGCTGGACCAGCCGCTGGCGAACGGGCTCTCCCTCGCGAAGCGGCTCGTGCTCATCGCCGGCCACTACAAGAACATCGATCAGCGCATCCGAGACCTCTACGTCACCCGTGAGGTGAGCATCGGGGACTACGTGCTGAGCGGCGGCGAACTCCCGGCGCTCGTCCTGATCGACGCGCTTGTGCGCATCCTGCCCGGCGCGATCTCCGACGCGCAGAGCGCGCTTTCCGACTCCTTCCAGGACGGGTTGCTCGACGCCCCGGCCTACACGCGCCCGGCCTCGTTCAGAGGCTTGGACGTTCCCGACGTGCTCCGCTCCGGCGACCACGCCGCCATTTCGGACTGGCGCGAAGATCAGCGCGTCGCCAAGACGCGCCAGAGGCGCCCAGACCTGCTTTCAGGCGCCGACTGA